A single genomic interval of uncultured Sunxiuqinia sp. harbors:
- a CDS encoding VWA domain-containing protein gives MNGITYKNPEFFYLLLVLIPIIAWYIFKYRKAGASIRYSSIKGFSGLSKSWKHYLRHLPFVMQLAGIGLLTLALARPQSSNSWQDVKTEGIDIVIALDISSSMLAQDFQPNRLDAAKSVATEFISGRQNDKMGLVVFSGESFTQCPLTTDHAVLINLFNDIESGMIEDGTAIGNGLATSVARLKESDAISKVIILLTDGENNRGEIAPETAAELAKTYGIRVYTVGVGTIGTAPYPVQTPFGTQMRDVEVKIDEETLQKIADITDGRYFRATNNDKLIQIYQEIDKLEKSKMEIKEYSRKDEEFERYAFLAGIILLGGLFLKTTLFRNIP, from the coding sequence ATGAATGGAATAACATATAAAAACCCGGAATTTTTTTACCTGCTGTTGGTGTTAATACCAATAATTGCATGGTACATCTTTAAGTATCGCAAAGCGGGGGCAAGTATCCGGTATTCATCAATTAAAGGATTTTCCGGACTTTCGAAAAGCTGGAAGCACTACCTCAGACACTTACCTTTTGTAATGCAACTGGCAGGCATTGGTCTTCTTACCCTTGCATTAGCCCGTCCGCAATCGTCAAATAGCTGGCAAGATGTAAAAACAGAGGGAATCGACATTGTAATTGCATTGGATATTTCCAGCTCGATGCTGGCACAAGACTTTCAACCAAACCGTTTAGATGCTGCAAAGAGCGTGGCAACTGAGTTTATCTCGGGAAGACAGAATGACAAAATGGGCTTAGTGGTTTTTTCGGGTGAGAGTTTCACCCAATGCCCGCTGACAACCGATCATGCAGTGCTGATCAACTTATTTAATGATATCGAAAGTGGTATGATTGAAGATGGCACTGCCATTGGAAATGGATTAGCGACATCAGTTGCTCGTCTTAAAGAAAGCGATGCCATCAGTAAAGTAATTATTTTACTAACCGATGGAGAAAATAACCGCGGTGAAATTGCTCCCGAAACAGCTGCCGAGTTGGCAAAAACATACGGAATTCGTGTTTATACAGTTGGTGTTGGAACAATTGGTACAGCTCCCTACCCTGTGCAAACACCATTTGGCACACAAATGCGCGATGTGGAAGTGAAAATTGATGAGGAAACCTTACAGAAAATTGCTGACATCACTGACGGTCGCTATTTTAGGGCTACCAACAATGACAAATTGATTCAGATTTACCAGGAAATTGACAAACTGGAAAAATCGAAAATGGAAATCAAAGAATACAGTCGTAAAGATGAAGAATTTGAGCGCTATGCATTTCTCGCAGGTATTATTCTTCTTGGTGGTTTATTCTTGAAAACAACTTTATTCAGAAACATTCCTTAA
- a CDS encoding peptide chain release factor 3, with protein sequence MGFKEEIKRRRTFGIVSHPDAGKTTLTEKLLLFGGAIRVAGAVKSNKIKKGATSDFMEIERQRGISVATSVMGFEYRKYKVNILDTPGHQDFQEDTFRTLTAVDSVIIVIDAAKGVEPQTEKLMNVCRMRKTPVIVFVNKLDRPSQDTFDLLDEIENQLQISTRPLSWPINSGPDFKGVYNIYNRSLRLFDANVQQIEEGIDFKDVSSPELEEYIGDDADVLREELELLEGVYPEFDHQEYLKGNLAPVFFGSALYNFGVQELLDAFVEIAPSPRPSITEEREIKPEEDSFTGFIFKIHANIDPNHRSRIAFVKICSGKFERNKPYKHVRTGKSLRISSPTAFMASQKEIIEEAYPGDIIGVPDSGNLVIGDSITEGEEIHFKGLPSFSPELFRFIENADPMKSKQLAKGVDQLMDEGVAQLFTSQFNGRKIIGTVGQLQFEVIEYRLLHEYGAKCRFEHLNMHKACWIECADPKVLSEFKKRKHQKMAVDKRGRDVFMADSGFILQMAQDEFKDVKFHFTSEF encoded by the coding sequence ATGGGCTTTAAAGAAGAGATCAAACGAAGAAGAACTTTTGGAATTGTTAGTCACCCCGATGCCGGGAAAACGACATTAACGGAGAAGCTTTTACTTTTTGGAGGGGCAATCAGAGTTGCGGGAGCTGTAAAAAGCAATAAAATCAAAAAAGGTGCAACTTCCGACTTCATGGAGATTGAACGCCAAAGAGGTATCTCGGTAGCAACTTCGGTAATGGGGTTTGAATATCGCAAGTACAAAGTGAATATTCTGGATACACCTGGTCACCAAGACTTTCAGGAAGATACATTCCGCACGCTAACTGCTGTTGACAGCGTTATTATTGTGATTGACGCAGCCAAAGGAGTTGAGCCACAAACCGAGAAATTGATGAATGTATGCCGGATGCGAAAAACACCGGTTATTGTTTTTGTTAACAAGCTCGATCGGCCTTCGCAAGACACGTTTGACCTGCTGGATGAAATTGAAAACCAACTTCAGATTAGTACACGCCCACTAAGTTGGCCAATTAATAGTGGACCCGATTTTAAAGGTGTTTACAACATCTATAATCGTAGCTTGAGGTTGTTTGATGCCAATGTCCAGCAGATTGAAGAAGGTATTGACTTTAAAGATGTCAGCAGTCCTGAATTGGAAGAATATATCGGCGACGATGCCGACGTTTTACGAGAAGAATTGGAATTGCTAGAAGGAGTTTATCCTGAATTTGATCATCAGGAATATTTGAAAGGAAATTTAGCACCCGTGTTTTTTGGTAGTGCATTATATAACTTTGGAGTTCAGGAGTTGCTTGATGCCTTTGTTGAAATTGCGCCTTCTCCACGTCCGAGCATAACGGAAGAGCGTGAAATAAAACCGGAGGAAGATAGCTTTACTGGGTTTATTTTCAAAATCCACGCCAATATCGACCCCAATCACCGCAGCCGAATTGCCTTTGTAAAAATATGCTCTGGCAAATTTGAGCGTAACAAACCTTACAAGCACGTTCGAACTGGTAAATCACTTCGAATTTCGAGCCCAACAGCATTTATGGCTTCGCAAAAAGAAATTATTGAGGAAGCCTATCCGGGTGATATTATCGGAGTTCCCGACTCTGGCAATCTGGTCATTGGCGATTCAATAACCGAAGGTGAAGAAATCCATTTCAAAGGACTACCGAGCTTCTCGCCCGAATTGTTCCGCTTTATTGAAAATGCCGACCCCATGAAATCGAAACAGCTTGCCAAAGGCGTTGACCAGCTTATGGACGAAGGTGTTGCCCAGTTATTTACCAGCCAATTCAATGGCCGTAAAATAATTGGAACAGTGGGTCAGCTTCAGTTCGAAGTAATTGAATATCGTTTATTGCACGAATATGGAGCCAAGTGCCGGTTCGAACATTTAAATATGCATAAAGCTTGCTGGATTGAATGCGCTGATCCGAAAGTGCTAAGTGAGTTCAAAAAACGAAAACACCAGAAAATGGCTGTTGATAAGCGAGGAAGAGATGTTTTTATGGCTGATTCAGGTTTTATTTTGCAAATGGCACAAGATGAATTTAAAGACGTTAAGTTCCATTTCACCAGCGAATTCTAG
- a CDS encoding DUF58 domain-containing protein, whose translation MEHTELLKKVRKIEIKTRGLSRNIFAGEYHSAFKGRGMAFSEVREYQFGDDVRSIDWNVTARYNKPYIKIFEEERELTVMLLIDVSGSRDFGSLDIFKKNVITEISAILSFSAIQNNDKIGVIFFSEKIEKFIPPKKGKSHILRIIRELIDFEPENKGTNITEAIRYMTNAIKKRCTGFIISDFLQNDPDFDKALTIANSKHDIVALRIYDERETQLPPIGMIKLKDAETNEYVWVDSSSKKVRDTYDKWWRDTSLKLDTTFKKSGVDYANINTNEDYIKSLMTLFKKRG comes from the coding sequence ATGGAACACACGGAACTACTAAAAAAGGTACGAAAGATTGAAATTAAAACCCGCGGATTGAGTCGCAATATCTTTGCCGGCGAGTACCATTCGGCCTTTAAAGGCCGTGGGATGGCTTTCAGCGAAGTGCGCGAATACCAGTTTGGTGACGATGTTCGAAGTATCGACTGGAACGTGACTGCCCGATACAACAAACCGTACATTAAAATATTTGAAGAAGAGCGTGAGTTAACAGTCATGCTGCTAATTGATGTTAGTGGATCACGTGATTTTGGTTCATTGGACATATTTAAGAAGAATGTTATTACTGAGATTTCAGCAATTCTGTCTTTCTCAGCCATTCAAAACAATGATAAAATTGGGGTGATCTTCTTTTCTGAAAAAATTGAGAAATTCATCCCGCCAAAGAAAGGGAAGTCGCATATTTTGCGAATCATTCGCGAGTTAATTGATTTTGAACCGGAAAACAAAGGAACAAACATCACCGAGGCAATCCGTTACATGACCAATGCCATCAAAAAACGATGTACCGGTTTTATTATTTCCGACTTCCTGCAAAATGATCCTGATTTTGATAAAGCGCTGACTATTGCTAATAGTAAACACGACATTGTAGCCCTGCGGATTTACGACGAACGGGAAACGCAATTGCCACCAATTGGCATGATCAAACTAAAAGACGCTGAAACGAATGAATACGTTTGGGTAGATAGCAGCAGCAAGAAAGTACGCGACACGTATGACAAATGGTGGCGTGACACAAGTCTAAAACTGGACACAACCTTTAAGAAAAGTGGTGTTGATTATGCAAATATCAACACGAACGAAGATTATATCAAATCGCTGATGACGCTATTTAAGAAGCGCGGATAA
- a CDS encoding arylsulfatase, with the protein MNRTILGGIVAFAILTSCQTSQNQNKNEETSPNIVYILADDLGYGDIGCYGQQKFQTPNIDRLASRGMIFTQHYAGCTVCAPSRSSLLTGQDTGHTPIRGNIGRKPEGQVPLTAQAYTIPEMLKEHGYLTGAFGKWGLGFIETEGDPKKQGIDVFYGYNCQTLAHNYYPDHLWSNHERIELDKNVDDQFEQYAPELIHQKALEFLEENKDTSFFMFYPTTIPHAELLLPEEYLNKYRGVFMPENVYEGANPGDERFRKGAYGYQPESHAAFAAMVTLLDKQVGEIVDKLEELGLAENTLVIFTSDNGPHVEGGADPDYFDSNGPLKGYKRDLYEGGIREPMIAVWPGKIKAASTTDHISAFWDVMPTFAELFDAETPENIQGISFLPTLLDKEGQQEHDHLYWEFHEKGGRQAIRKGNWKYVSYNVLDPEKVTVELYDLSEDIGEENNVAEEYPDVVQEMQQILNGVRVPSELFPFSPVQN; encoded by the coding sequence ATGAATCGAACCATTTTAGGAGGCATTGTAGCTTTTGCTATTCTGACTTCCTGTCAAACTTCTCAAAATCAAAACAAAAATGAAGAAACTAGTCCCAATATAGTCTATATTCTTGCTGATGATTTAGGCTATGGTGATATAGGTTGTTACGGACAACAAAAGTTTCAAACTCCTAATATCGATCGACTTGCTAGCCGGGGAATGATTTTCACGCAGCATTATGCTGGCTGCACGGTTTGTGCTCCCTCCAGATCATCGCTTTTAACCGGGCAGGATACCGGCCATACACCTATTCGTGGCAATATTGGTAGAAAGCCCGAAGGTCAGGTTCCGCTGACGGCGCAGGCCTATACAATACCGGAAATGCTCAAAGAACATGGTTATCTTACCGGTGCCTTTGGTAAATGGGGTTTGGGATTTATTGAGACCGAAGGAGATCCGAAAAAGCAGGGGATTGATGTGTTTTACGGCTACAATTGTCAAACGCTGGCGCATAATTATTATCCGGATCATCTTTGGAGTAATCACGAACGAATAGAATTGGATAAAAATGTTGATGATCAGTTTGAACAATATGCTCCTGAACTAATTCATCAGAAAGCACTGGAGTTTCTGGAAGAGAATAAAGATACCAGTTTTTTCATGTTTTACCCCACCACTATTCCCCATGCAGAGTTGTTGTTACCAGAGGAATATCTAAACAAATATAGAGGAGTATTTATGCCGGAAAATGTATACGAAGGAGCCAATCCAGGTGATGAACGGTTTCGAAAGGGTGCATATGGTTACCAGCCCGAGTCTCATGCTGCTTTTGCGGCTATGGTTACTTTGCTCGATAAGCAGGTTGGCGAAATTGTTGATAAGTTGGAAGAACTGGGATTAGCTGAGAACACCCTTGTTATTTTTACTTCCGACAATGGTCCACATGTTGAAGGAGGGGCTGATCCGGATTATTTCGATAGTAACGGTCCACTGAAAGGTTATAAGCGCGATTTGTATGAAGGAGGTATTCGAGAACCAATGATTGCAGTTTGGCCGGGGAAAATAAAGGCTGCAAGCACTACTGATCATATCTCTGCCTTTTGGGATGTGATGCCTACTTTTGCTGAGCTTTTTGATGCCGAAACTCCAGAAAATATTCAGGGGATTTCATTTTTGCCAACTTTGTTGGACAAAGAAGGTCAGCAAGAACACGACCATTTGTATTGGGAATTTCATGAAAAAGGCGGAAGACAGGCTATTCGCAAGGGGAATTGGAAGTATGTAAGTTACAACGTGCTTGATCCGGAAAAAGTGACTGTTGAGCTTTACGACTTGTCAGAAGATATTGGAGAGGAGAATAATGTTGCAGAAGAGTACCCCGACGTTGTTCAGGAAATGCAACAGATTTTGAATGGAGTGCGTGTTCCTTCAGAACTATTTCCATTTTCACCTGTCCAAAATTAA
- a CDS encoding AAA family ATPase codes for MDQAVDIRELNERIQKESSFVDLLNIEMNKVIVGQKHLVESLLIGLLSGGHILLEGVPGLAKTLAINTLSQTINADFARIQFTPDLLPADLLGTLIYSQKNEEFIVKKGPIFTNFVLADEINRAPAKVQSALLEAMQERQITIGDETFKLQEPFLVMATQNPIEQEGTYPLPEAQVDRFMLKVVINYPKKEEERLIIQQNLLKQFPKATAILKTQDILNARDVVKDVYLDEKISKYIVDIVFATRDPKEYKLEKYADMISYGGSPRASISLAQASKAYAFIKRRGYVVPEDVRAVCHDVMRHRIGLSYEAEANNITSEEIITDILNTVEVP; via the coding sequence ATGGATCAAGCAGTTGATATACGCGAATTGAACGAACGAATCCAAAAAGAAAGTTCTTTTGTGGATTTGCTAAACATCGAAATGAACAAGGTCATTGTTGGCCAAAAGCATTTGGTTGAGAGTTTACTAATCGGTTTGCTGTCGGGCGGACACATTTTACTGGAAGGTGTACCGGGACTTGCAAAAACGTTAGCCATTAATACGCTTTCGCAAACCATTAATGCCGATTTTGCCCGTATCCAATTTACTCCGGATTTATTGCCTGCCGACTTGTTGGGTACGCTTATTTACAGTCAGAAAAACGAAGAATTTATCGTAAAGAAAGGACCTATTTTTACCAATTTCGTGTTGGCTGACGAAATAAACCGGGCACCCGCTAAAGTGCAATCAGCTCTGCTCGAGGCGATGCAGGAACGCCAAATTACTATTGGAGACGAAACCTTTAAACTTCAGGAACCATTTTTAGTAATGGCCACTCAAAACCCCATTGAACAGGAAGGTACTTACCCACTGCCCGAAGCTCAGGTCGACCGTTTTATGCTGAAAGTGGTTATCAACTATCCAAAAAAAGAAGAAGAAAGGTTGATCATCCAGCAGAACTTACTAAAGCAATTTCCCAAAGCAACAGCGATTCTAAAAACACAGGACATTCTAAATGCACGAGATGTAGTGAAAGATGTCTATCTGGATGAAAAAATCAGCAAATACATCGTTGACATTGTTTTTGCGACCCGCGATCCTAAAGAATACAAACTTGAAAAGTATGCCGATATGATTTCTTATGGAGGCTCACCCCGCGCAAGTATTAGTTTGGCACAGGCATCAAAAGCATATGCGTTTATCAAGCGCCGTGGCTACGTTGTCCCCGAAGATGTACGCGCCGTTTGTCATGATGTAATGCGTCATCGTATTGGATTAAGTTACGAAGCCGAAGCCAACAACATCACTTCTGAAGAAATCATCACCGATATTCTGAACACTGTTGAAGTTCCGTAA
- a CDS encoding transketolase, which yields MSNKLIEKAADNVRILSAAMVEKAKSGHPGGAMGGADFVSVLYSEFLNYDPSDMSWENRDRFFLDPGHMSPMLYSILSLTGKYNMDDLSNFRQWESVTPGHPEVDVERGVENTSGPLGQGHTMAVGAAIAERFLVERFGDWMAHKTYTFISDGGVQEEISQGAGRIAGYLGLSNLIMFYDSNDIQLSTETNAVTIEDTAKKYEAWGWRVEMIEGNNIEAISGALQIAQAEKEKPTLIIGKTIMGKGAVTEEGVCFEGQCSTHGQPLGAAGGSLKKTIENLGGDSDNPFQIFPDVEDFFKNRNEELIAAAAEKKAKQAEWAKANPELAKKLEKFFSKETLDFDFSKIEQKAGAATRGASATVLAAFAEEVENMIVASADLSNSDKTDGFLKKTTAFTKGDFSGAFLQAGVCELTMAALMNGMALHGGIIPVCGTFFVFSDYQKPAVRLSALMELPVKFVWTHDAFRVGEDGPTHQPVEQEAQIRLLEKLKNHHGDNSALVIRPADSEETTVAWKMALENTKTPTALILSRQNIANLPAEDRYSEALKAEKGAYIVTDTEGTPDVILLASGSEVSTLVAGAELLEKDGVKCRIVSVPSEGLFRSQSKAYQAEVLPAGVKKFGMSAGLPVTLEGLVGADGFVFGMESFGFSAPYTVLDEKLGFTGQNVYNQVKKLLA from the coding sequence ATGAGTAACAAGTTGATTGAAAAAGCAGCAGATAATGTTCGTATACTTTCGGCTGCAATGGTTGAAAAAGCAAAATCTGGCCATCCTGGTGGTGCCATGGGCGGAGCTGATTTTGTAAGCGTATTGTATTCAGAGTTTTTAAACTATGATCCCTCTGACATGAGCTGGGAAAACAGAGATCGTTTCTTTTTGGATCCGGGTCACATGTCGCCAATGTTGTATTCCATTCTTTCGTTAACTGGAAAATATAACATGGATGATTTATCCAATTTCCGCCAATGGGAAAGTGTAACTCCCGGACATCCTGAAGTTGATGTTGAACGAGGTGTTGAAAACACATCGGGGCCGTTAGGACAAGGTCACACAATGGCCGTTGGTGCTGCTATTGCTGAACGTTTTTTGGTTGAACGTTTTGGTGATTGGATGGCTCACAAAACATATACATTCATTTCTGATGGAGGTGTTCAGGAAGAAATATCGCAAGGAGCTGGCCGTATTGCCGGATATCTGGGTCTTAGCAACCTGATCATGTTTTACGATTCAAATGACATTCAGCTTTCTACCGAAACGAATGCCGTAACGATAGAAGATACTGCTAAAAAATATGAAGCTTGGGGATGGCGAGTCGAAATGATTGAAGGAAACAACATTGAAGCAATTAGTGGTGCATTGCAAATAGCCCAGGCAGAAAAAGAAAAACCAACCTTGATTATTGGTAAAACTATCATGGGTAAAGGTGCTGTTACCGAAGAAGGGGTTTGTTTCGAAGGTCAGTGTTCAACCCACGGACAGCCACTGGGTGCAGCAGGTGGTTCTTTGAAAAAAACAATCGAGAACCTTGGTGGAGATTCTGACAATCCGTTCCAAATTTTCCCTGATGTAGAAGATTTTTTCAAGAACAGAAACGAAGAACTTATTGCTGCCGCAGCAGAAAAGAAAGCCAAACAAGCCGAGTGGGCAAAAGCAAACCCTGAGTTAGCAAAAAAACTTGAAAAGTTCTTCTCGAAAGAGACTCTCGACTTTGATTTCAGTAAGATTGAACAAAAAGCGGGTGCAGCTACGCGTGGTGCTTCTGCAACAGTACTTGCAGCATTTGCTGAAGAAGTTGAAAACATGATTGTAGCTTCAGCCGACTTATCAAACTCTGATAAAACGGACGGATTTTTAAAGAAAACAACAGCTTTCACAAAAGGAGATTTCTCAGGCGCATTTCTTCAGGCAGGAGTTTGTGAGTTAACGATGGCCGCATTAATGAACGGAATGGCATTGCATGGTGGCATCATTCCTGTATGCGGAACATTCTTCGTATTTAGTGACTACCAAAAACCTGCAGTTCGCCTTTCGGCTTTAATGGAACTTCCTGTTAAATTTGTATGGACTCACGATGCTTTCCGCGTGGGAGAAGATGGTCCAACTCACCAGCCGGTTGAACAAGAAGCTCAAATTCGCTTGTTGGAAAAATTGAAAAACCATCACGGCGATAATTCAGCATTGGTTATTCGCCCTGCTGACTCTGAAGAAACAACCGTAGCTTGGAAAATGGCATTGGAGAATACAAAAACACCAACAGCCCTAATTTTGTCTCGTCAGAATATTGCGAACCTTCCAGCGGAAGATCGTTATTCCGAAGCTTTAAAGGCAGAAAAGGGTGCCTATATTGTAACCGACACTGAAGGAACTCCTGACGTGATTCTTCTTGCCAGCGGGTCAGAGGTCAGCACCTTAGTTGCCGGAGCTGAATTACTGGAGAAGGATGGTGTTAAATGCCGTATCGTTTCAGTACCTTCTGAAGGACTTTTCCGATCTCAGAGCAAAGCATACCAAGCAGAAGTTCTTCCTGCTGGTGTTAAAAAATTCGGAATGTCTGCCGGACTTCCAGTTACACTGGAAGGTTTAGTCGGAGCAGACGGTTTTGTATTCGGAATGGAATCATTTGGATTCTCGGCCCCCTACACAGTGCTTGATGAAAAACTAGGTTTCACCGGGCAAAATGTATACAATCAAGTGAAAAAGCTTTTGGCTTAA
- a CDS encoding DUF2179 domain-containing protein yields MEILSVNFFEGNLFSYVVLPLLIFLARISDVTVGTLRIVMVSKGQKYIAPLLGFFEVIIWLVTMSKIIQNIDNWVAYVAYGAGFATGNLVGLIIEEKLAVGIVQLQIITRKSADNLIAKLKASGYGVTYHEAQGANEKVAVIYTIIKRNEIKKVTEIMLTYNPNAFYSIEDIKMISKGAPGFVQPSQRWRKGK; encoded by the coding sequence ATGGAAATTCTAAGCGTAAATTTTTTCGAAGGCAACCTTTTTTCATACGTTGTATTACCTCTTCTGATCTTTCTGGCTCGCATAAGCGATGTGACTGTTGGAACACTTCGCATTGTCATGGTCTCTAAAGGACAAAAGTATATCGCTCCTTTGCTCGGTTTTTTTGAGGTAATCATCTGGCTGGTTACCATGAGTAAGATCATTCAGAACATTGACAATTGGGTAGCTTATGTGGCCTATGGTGCTGGTTTTGCTACCGGAAATTTAGTAGGTTTAATTATCGAAGAAAAATTAGCCGTTGGAATTGTTCAATTACAGATTATTACACGCAAAAGTGCCGACAACCTAATTGCAAAATTGAAAGCAAGTGGTTACGGAGTAACCTATCATGAAGCTCAGGGAGCCAACGAAAAAGTGGCTGTAATTTACACCATAATAAAACGCAACGAAATAAAAAAGGTAACTGAAATCATGCTTACCTATAATCCGAATGCCTTTTATTCTATCGAAGATATTAAAATGATTAGCAAAGGAGCGCCCGGTTTTGTGCAACCAAGCCAGCGCTGGAGAAAAGGAAAGTAG
- the truA gene encoding tRNA pseudouridine(38-40) synthase TruA translates to MKQRYFIELAYNGTRFHGWQVQPNAVSVQETLAKALSLICREEIALTGAGRTDTGVHASYFVAHFESENANLDNPYFAYKLNSFLGADIVIYRVSKVSETAHTRFDATSRTYHYFINRQKDPFAQETSWYFKHPLNVYQMNMACAVLFDYTDFTSFSKLHTDVKTNDCKIYDVRWVEKGNQLIFTIKADRFLRNMVRAIVGTMIQVGQGKMTIQDFKRAIELKDRGAAGVSAPPQGLFLSNIAYPESVFQRMEE, encoded by the coding sequence TTGAAGCAACGATATTTTATTGAGCTGGCATATAATGGTACTCGTTTTCACGGTTGGCAAGTACAACCTAATGCTGTGAGCGTGCAGGAAACATTGGCAAAAGCGTTGAGTTTAATTTGTCGGGAGGAGATTGCACTGACAGGAGCAGGACGGACAGACACCGGAGTGCATGCGAGTTATTTTGTTGCTCACTTCGAATCGGAAAATGCAAACCTGGATAATCCTTATTTTGCCTATAAACTGAATAGCTTTTTAGGAGCTGATATTGTCATTTATCGTGTGAGTAAGGTGAGTGAGACGGCACATACTCGTTTTGACGCGACATCCCGAACTTATCACTACTTCATAAATCGGCAAAAAGATCCTTTTGCACAAGAGACATCATGGTATTTTAAGCATCCGTTGAATGTTTATCAAATGAATATGGCTTGTGCTGTATTGTTTGATTACACCGATTTTACGAGTTTTAGCAAGTTGCACACAGATGTGAAAACCAATGATTGCAAGATATACGATGTCCGTTGGGTGGAGAAAGGAAATCAGTTGATTTTTACGATTAAGGCAGATCGGTTTTTGCGAAATATGGTTCGGGCAATTGTTGGAACCATGATTCAAGTAGGGCAGGGAAAAATGACTATTCAGGATTTTAAGCGAGCAATTGAGTTAAAAGATCGCGGAGCAGCTGGAGTTTCCGCGCCGCCTCAGGGATTGTTCTTGTCAAATATTGCTTATCCCGAATCTGTATTCCAGCGTATGGAAGAATAG
- a CDS encoding phosphoglycerate dehydrogenase has translation MFKIQTLNKIDPVGLKNFPLDQYEIASEFANPDGIIVRSMKMHDMEFPSSLKAIARAGAGVNNIPIDKCTNQGIVVFNTPGANAHAVKELTIAGLMLTSRDIAGSIEWAKSLIGKGDEVPALVEAGKKNFAGQEIRGKTLAVIGLGAIGVLVANAAQALGMTVLGYDPFISVKHAWKLSRNVKQAEGMESLLANADYITLQIPLTAETKGFINKDKFKMMKDGARLMNFARGGLVNHADLADAIESGKVARYITDFPDEETLKMKNVISIPHLGASTAESETNCAVMAVDQIQEFLENGNIINSVNFPPAEMERTGGARIVVANKNVPNMVSQIATLLASEGYNISNMLNRNKAEIAYNIIDVDRKEADPVLADKIAAIEGVIMVRMIQ, from the coding sequence ATGTTTAAGATTCAGACCTTGAATAAGATTGATCCAGTTGGGTTGAAAAATTTCCCCTTAGATCAATATGAAATCGCCAGTGAATTTGCGAATCCCGATGGAATTATCGTAAGAAGTATGAAAATGCACGATATGGAATTTCCATCTAGCTTGAAAGCCATCGCTCGCGCTGGAGCCGGGGTTAATAATATTCCAATTGATAAGTGTACAAATCAAGGGATTGTCGTATTTAACACGCCGGGAGCAAATGCTCATGCTGTAAAAGAACTGACAATCGCAGGTTTAATGCTTACTTCCCGAGACATTGCCGGTTCTATCGAATGGGCTAAATCGCTCATCGGCAAAGGCGACGAAGTTCCAGCGCTGGTTGAAGCCGGAAAGAAAAACTTTGCAGGTCAGGAAATTCGCGGTAAAACACTAGCAGTTATAGGTTTAGGAGCAATTGGTGTTTTGGTTGCCAATGCTGCTCAAGCTCTCGGAATGACCGTATTGGGATACGACCCGTTTATTTCTGTAAAACACGCATGGAAACTGAGCCGCAATGTTAAGCAGGCTGAAGGGATGGAATCGTTGTTGGCAAATGCCGACTATATAACACTTCAAATTCCATTAACTGCCGAAACCAAAGGATTCATCAATAAAGATAAATTCAAGATGATGAAAGACGGAGCTCGATTGATGAACTTTGCTCGTGGAGGTCTGGTTAATCATGCAGATTTAGCAGACGCCATTGAATCAGGCAAAGTAGCTCGTTATATTACCGACTTCCCTGATGAAGAGACACTGAAAATGAAAAACGTCATTTCAATTCCTCACCTGGGAGCATCAACTGCCGAATCAGAAACGAATTGTGCGGTCATGGCTGTTGATCAGATACAAGAGTTTTTGGAAAATGGAAATATTATCAACTCGGTAAACTTTCCACCAGCAGAGATGGAACGTACCGGTGGAGCGCGAATTGTTGTTGCCAATAAAAATGTGCCAAACATGGTAAGTCAAATCGCAACCCTATTGGCATCAGAAGGTTACAATATTTCAAACATGCTAAATCGTAATAAAGCTGAAATAGCCTACAATATTATTGATGTCGATCGTAAAGAAGCAGATCCTGTATTAGCTGATAAAATTGCAGCAATAGAGGGAGTTATTATGGTTCGAATGATTCAATAA